Proteins encoded together in one Desulfosporosinus meridiei DSM 13257 window:
- a CDS encoding PH domain-containing protein translates to MGLLSGLLGNASEVDAQAIEKELEMILMEAEQIQKAFKLIRDLLVFTDKRLILVDKQGVTGKKVEYHSIPYKSITHFSIESAGHFDLDAELKVWISGTHEPISKEFKKDKNIYDVQRTLAKYVSK, encoded by the coding sequence TTGGGTTTATTAAGTGGATTATTAGGCAACGCATCAGAGGTTGACGCTCAAGCAATAGAAAAAGAACTTGAGATGATCCTTATGGAGGCAGAACAAATCCAGAAGGCATTCAAACTTATTAGGGACCTTCTAGTTTTCACCGATAAGCGTTTGATATTAGTGGATAAACAGGGGGTCACTGGTAAGAAGGTTGAGTATCACTCTATACCATACAAAAGTATTACTCATTTCAGTATTGAATCAGCGGGTCATTTTGATTTGGATGCTGAGCTGAAAGTTTGGATTTCTGGGACACATGAGCCAATCTCGAAGGAATTTAAAAAGGATAAGAATATTTATGACGTGCAAAGAACACTAGCTAAATACGTTAGCAAGTAA
- a CDS encoding DUF4367 domain-containing protein, with protein MALSEKELERIIKSQMSKELDAATEVPNIDDQWQKIKQQILETKSIPTREKLFSNRKRVIVAAIILISIGSINFLYPHNANALGGKIGEFFNYIVGKTTHNKIRTYKQDNQPGTPKVQDIGDITEKEATLEEAQASVPFKLATPSYLPHEANIRRVILASQGKDVCQITIEYNLKENVIVFSQQISANGISHGTLYDTDDTVTKDLSVNGSPATLFMSKNGINTLNWQTRGLLLQIKGKINEEEICKIANSIR; from the coding sequence ATGGCCTTATCAGAAAAAGAACTTGAGCGAATAATAAAAAGTCAAATGTCCAAAGAATTAGATGCCGCCACTGAGGTTCCAAATATAGATGATCAGTGGCAGAAGATAAAGCAGCAGATATTAGAAACAAAAAGTATCCCAACAAGAGAAAAACTTTTCTCAAACCGAAAAAGAGTCATTGTTGCGGCAATAATCCTCATTTCAATCGGTTCAATAAACTTCCTATACCCACATAATGCAAATGCCTTAGGGGGGAAGATAGGTGAGTTTTTTAACTATATAGTCGGTAAAACCACACATAATAAAATCAGAACCTATAAACAAGACAATCAGCCTGGTACTCCGAAAGTACAGGATATAGGGGATATTACCGAAAAGGAAGCTACTTTAGAAGAAGCCCAAGCGTCTGTTCCTTTTAAGTTAGCCACTCCGAGTTACCTCCCCCATGAAGCTAATATAAGGAGAGTTATCCTTGCTTCCCAAGGGAAAGATGTTTGTCAAATTACTATTGAATACAATCTAAAAGAAAACGTAATTGTATTTAGCCAACAAATCAGTGCTAATGGAATTTCACATGGAACACTGTATGATACGGATGATACTGTTACTAAGGATCTGTCAGTCAACGGTAGCCCTGCTACCTTATTTATGAGTAAGAACGGTATTAATACTCTCAATTGGCAAACAAGGGGCCTGCTGCTTCAGATTAAGGGAAAGATAAATGAAGAAGAAATTTGTAAGATTGCTAACTCTATTAGATAA
- a CDS encoding RNA polymerase sigma factor — MDLYGEKIDIFEILVKQNYEKVYKTIYFYTKDKYISEDAVQQAFVIAYSKLNQLNSKDNFASWVTSIALNEAKHMLKNNYHKKITPMTDFHKETLLYSEEDDIVLKEDINNTLTKLKHKDNQILVLKYYADLTLQQISDLLGINLSNTKVRLHRAKEAFRKLINQDIDLNEEVELQWPYQKKNLSE, encoded by the coding sequence ATGGACTTATATGGTGAAAAAATAGATATATTTGAAATTCTGGTTAAGCAAAATTATGAAAAAGTATATAAAACTATATACTTCTACACCAAAGATAAATACATATCGGAAGACGCCGTACAGCAGGCGTTTGTAATAGCCTATAGTAAACTAAATCAATTAAATTCTAAGGATAACTTCGCGTCATGGGTTACTTCGATTGCCCTGAATGAGGCGAAACATATGTTAAAGAATAACTACCACAAAAAGATTACACCAATGACAGATTTTCACAAAGAAACTCTTTTATATAGTGAAGAAGACGATATTGTACTTAAAGAAGATATAAATAATACCTTAACTAAGTTAAAGCATAAAGATAATCAAATCTTAGTTCTAAAGTATTATGCCGACTTAACCTTACAGCAAATATCTGATTTATTAGGTATAAACCTATCAAATACTAAAGTTAGATTACATAGGGCAAAGGAAGCTTTTAGAAAACTAATAAATCAAGATATTGACCTAAATGAGGAGGTGGAGCTTCAATGGCCTTATCAGAAAAAGAACTTGAGCGAATAA
- a CDS encoding DUF5316 family protein, which yields MRYFLTGLIFGVLGIIISFLLPNSDMVMYALFIIGFVPIIISGLMSGAYVSGDRVRGNYSDSKDFNERSGMSTKLFLFGIPCVLAAIAAIYLK from the coding sequence ATGCGTTATTTTTTGACCGGCTTAATTTTTGGTGTTCTTGGTATAATCATTTCTTTTCTTTTGCCAAACTCTGATATGGTTATGTATGCTCTGTTTATAATTGGATTCGTTCCAATCATAATATCTGGTTTAATGTCCGGGGCTTATGTGAGTGGTGATAGAGTCAGAGGGAATTATTCGGATTCTAAAGATTTTAATGAACGTTCAGGTATGTCAACCAAATTATTCTTATTCGGGATACCTTGCGTGTTGGCCGCAATAGCTGCAATTTATCTAAAATAA
- a CDS encoding GNAT family N-acetyltransferase, giving the protein MIEYKRVKEFTEEQLEDLFLSVDWFSGKFPAKLRTAFQNSSKVVSAWDDIKLVGLIRGLDDGVWQATIDCLLVNPQYQGYGIASTLVNSLLQDYKDFLYVEVVPDEKKNVSFYQKQGFEIMAEGTPLQFKGCGWK; this is encoded by the coding sequence ATGATTGAATATAAACGTGTAAAAGAATTTACAGAAGAACAACTTGAAGATTTGTTCTTATCAGTTGATTGGTTTTCAGGAAAATTCCCTGCGAAATTGAGAACAGCATTTCAAAATTCCAGCAAAGTTGTTTCGGCATGGGATGACATTAAGCTTGTAGGGCTTATTCGAGGTTTAGATGATGGTGTATGGCAGGCAACGATTGATTGTTTATTGGTAAATCCACAATATCAAGGTTATGGAATTGCTTCAACATTAGTGAATTCTTTATTGCAGGACTACAAAGATTTTCTTTACGTTGAAGTAGTTCCTGATGAAAAGAAAAATGTAAGTTTCTATCAGAAGCAGGGTTTTGAAATAATGGCGGAAGGAACACCTTTGCAATTTAAAGGCTGTGGTTGGAAATGA
- a CDS encoding ATP-binding cassette domain-containing protein, translated as MEHKCIEIVGARANNLKNISLKIPKKKITIFTGVSGSGKSSIVFETIAQEAGRQLNETFSKFIQGFLPKYGHPDVDAIENLSLAIIVDQKRIGGNSRSTLGTITDINPLIRLLFSRIGQPQIGPSHYFSFNDPNGMCKTCEGIGRIVTLDLDKALDKEKSLNEGAILLPGYKPGNWQWKMYASTGFFDCDKKIKDYSKEEYDKLAYSKPVKINSAIVEGMNSTYAGLVERFISQNIKTEFEKSEASRKKIEPFITEQQCHNCGGKRYDESILASRIMGYSIADFTALQVDELLELIQKITDNNVKPIIKNLTERLKDLIQIGLDYVSLDRETSTLSGGESQRVKMVKHLTSSLTDVMYIFDEPSIGLHPRDVHRLNELLVKLRDKGNTVIVVEHDPDVIRVADFIVDVGPQAGANGGRIMFEGSYSDLLTAKTLTGEYIGRSLPIKSKPRTSNDFLETKKSNLHNLKNVSLRIPKGIFTVVTGVAGSGKSTLVNGVFAKEYKDAIIIDQSAVSANLRSNPATFTGIMDQIRKLFADENKVSAGLFSYNSEGACEACKGRGYIETDLSFMDSVETLCEECCGKRYKHEVLAYKYNGRSIVEVLEMTIAEAVNFFSQKEIKNKLKYIVDVGLHYMTLGQPLDTLSGGECQRLKLAKELSKKGNIYIMDEPTTGLHMSDITGILNLIDRLVEKGNTVIVIEHNLDVIRNADWIIDVGVEGGSKGGQILFEGTPGDLRNCKESITAKYL; from the coding sequence ATGGAACATAAATGTATCGAAATAGTAGGTGCACGTGCCAATAACTTAAAGAATATCAGTTTAAAAATCCCCAAAAAGAAGATAACAATTTTTACCGGAGTGTCAGGGTCGGGCAAATCATCGATTGTCTTTGAAACGATTGCCCAGGAAGCCGGTCGGCAATTGAATGAAACCTTCAGCAAATTTATTCAAGGTTTTTTGCCTAAGTATGGTCATCCGGACGTTGATGCCATTGAAAACCTGTCCTTAGCGATTATTGTTGATCAAAAAAGGATAGGCGGAAACTCCCGGTCAACTCTCGGAACAATAACAGATATTAACCCATTAATCCGGCTGCTGTTTTCACGAATTGGACAGCCGCAGATTGGCCCTTCCCATTATTTTTCCTTTAATGACCCAAATGGAATGTGCAAGACTTGTGAGGGTATCGGCAGGATCGTAACCCTTGATCTTGACAAAGCTTTGGATAAAGAAAAGTCGCTAAACGAAGGGGCGATATTGTTGCCGGGCTATAAACCTGGTAATTGGCAGTGGAAAATGTATGCCTCAACAGGCTTTTTTGATTGTGACAAAAAAATCAAGGATTATTCGAAAGAGGAATACGACAAGCTTGCCTATTCTAAACCGGTAAAAATCAATTCGGCCATCGTTGAAGGAATGAACTCCACTTATGCAGGTCTTGTTGAGAGATTCATAAGTCAGAACATCAAAACCGAGTTTGAAAAATCCGAGGCGTCAAGGAAGAAAATTGAGCCATTCATCACTGAACAGCAGTGCCATAATTGCGGGGGCAAACGCTATGACGAAAGTATTTTAGCGTCGAGAATCATGGGCTATTCCATAGCGGATTTTACGGCTCTGCAGGTGGATGAGCTCCTGGAATTAATCCAAAAAATTACTGATAATAACGTAAAACCTATTATCAAAAATCTGACTGAGCGCTTGAAGGATTTAATTCAAATAGGGCTGGATTATGTAAGCTTGGATAGGGAAACTTCCACATTATCCGGCGGCGAATCCCAACGTGTTAAAATGGTCAAGCACCTGACCAGCAGCTTGACGGATGTCATGTATATTTTCGATGAGCCAAGTATCGGGTTACACCCCAGAGATGTGCACAGACTTAACGAACTGCTGGTAAAATTGCGAGATAAAGGCAATACGGTGATAGTGGTTGAGCATGACCCTGATGTGATAAGGGTTGCCGATTTTATTGTTGATGTTGGGCCCCAAGCCGGTGCCAACGGTGGTCGGATCATGTTTGAGGGCAGCTATAGCGACCTTCTGACAGCCAAGACACTTACTGGAGAATACATCGGCAGGAGCCTGCCGATTAAGAGTAAGCCAAGGACAAGCAATGATTTCTTAGAAACGAAAAAGAGTAATTTACACAATTTGAAAAATGTCAGTCTAAGAATACCTAAAGGGATCTTCACTGTGGTTACTGGAGTTGCCGGTTCCGGCAAGTCTACCCTTGTTAATGGTGTCTTTGCCAAGGAATATAAAGATGCTATCATTATCGACCAGTCCGCAGTCAGTGCAAATCTACGTTCCAATCCGGCCACCTTTACTGGAATCATGGATCAAATTCGTAAATTATTTGCCGATGAAAACAAGGTAAGCGCCGGATTGTTCAGTTATAATTCAGAGGGTGCCTGTGAGGCTTGCAAAGGGCGGGGTTATATAGAAACAGATCTTTCCTTTATGGATTCAGTTGAAACCCTCTGTGAGGAATGCTGCGGTAAACGGTATAAGCATGAGGTTTTGGCGTATAAGTATAATGGCCGGTCGATTGTTGAAGTGCTTGAAATGACCATCGCCGAAGCCGTGAACTTTTTTAGCCAAAAAGAAATCAAAAACAAGCTGAAGTATATAGTTGATGTGGGTCTTCATTACATGACCCTGGGCCAGCCCTTAGACACCCTTTCCGGTGGAGAATGTCAACGCTTAAAGCTTGCCAAGGAATTAAGCAAAAAGGGCAATATTTATATAATGGATGAGCCTACAACCGGTTTGCATATGTCCGATATCACCGGCATTTTGAATCTTATTGACCGTCTTGTTGAGAAGGGCAACACAGTTATTGTCATAGAGCATAACCTGGATGTCATTCGTAATGCCGATTGGATTATTGACGTAGGGGTTGAGGGCGGCAGCAAAGGCGGACAAATTCTTTTTGAAGGAACCCCTGGGGACTTAAGAAACTGTAAGGAATCGATCACTGCAAAATACTTATAG
- a CDS encoding DUF3102 domain-containing protein, whose amino-acid sequence MKNYIYLLASSCCPKIGNVSDFGAVHLNMVCHTYGTQQAASLAVGGQGEGLPNLSYSQALTLLVVPEEDRAQFIAELDVESMSIRELQKAVKERNQALQERDQAILERGDIQKALNNQVSKISQLTTERDNLKSKPEELSKSKGEIETRAGKLQSELNSIKKSTEYTSIQ is encoded by the coding sequence ATGAAGAATTATATTTATTTATTGGCTTCGTCATGCTGCCCCAAAATCGGAAACGTTTCCGATTTTGGGGCAGTCCATTTAAATATGGTTTGTCACACCTATGGAACCCAACAGGCCGCCTCCCTTGCCGTCGGCGGGCAGGGGGAAGGGTTGCCGAATTTGAGTTATTCCCAGGCCCTTACTCTCTTAGTAGTCCCGGAAGAAGACCGGGCTCAGTTCATCGCAGAATTGGATGTGGAAAGCATGTCTATTCGCGAACTGCAAAAGGCAGTTAAGGAGCGGAACCAGGCACTTCAGGAACGGGATCAGGCCATTTTGGAAAGAGGGGATATCCAGAAAGCCTTAAATAATCAAGTGAGCAAAATATCCCAGCTGACCACTGAGCGGGACAACCTGAAGAGTAAGCCAGAGGAGTTAAGTAAGTCCAAAGGGGAGATTGAGACCAGGGCCGGGAAATTGCAGTCGGAGTTGAACTCCATCAAGAAAAGCACAGAATACACTTCCATCCAATAA
- a CDS encoding Ger(x)C family spore germination protein — MRNKLRLLCLLPLLILTPGCWDLHDVNSTAFVLGIGIDLPSNSSSAKYKVTFQLAKPISAHEGPTTQSFVISKDADSILQAIQQAQASLSRRISLSHLRAVAIGEDIARRESFQDLINYLLREPDLAMQLRLVFVQNAQARDLLSLNEKFEDRPSAALVNMGCFSEQISIIRTRDFLDFLSDLKGSNGTAYGSRALLQTGENLILRDGAAVFKDSKLVAWLNGEEVQAANWLVEKNQAIVVAKTEENTYTYEVRKKDTTFKPIINGGNPSILVKVTSEGMVMEEYGEYLDLSDPETIKELELLFAETIAQQVKTAIQKSQKELKADYLGFHKAFRRHEPEAFKSLNWNEVYPTMPIEVEVECKLKAYGLRK, encoded by the coding sequence ATGAGAAATAAATTAAGATTACTCTGCCTTCTCCCTCTTTTGATACTTACACCCGGATGTTGGGATCTCCACGATGTGAACAGCACCGCCTTTGTATTAGGGATTGGCATTGATCTCCCCTCAAATTCCAGCAGTGCCAAATACAAAGTCACCTTCCAGCTTGCCAAGCCTATTTCAGCCCATGAAGGGCCAACAACTCAAAGTTTTGTAATCAGCAAGGATGCAGATAGCATCCTGCAAGCAATCCAACAGGCACAAGCTAGTCTCAGTCGGAGAATTTCTTTAAGTCACCTGCGGGCGGTGGCAATCGGTGAAGACATCGCCAGGCGGGAAAGTTTTCAAGACCTGATCAATTATCTCTTGCGCGAGCCTGATTTGGCTATGCAGCTTCGACTGGTTTTTGTCCAAAACGCCCAAGCGCGAGATCTTTTATCCCTTAATGAAAAGTTCGAAGACCGCCCTTCAGCAGCATTGGTGAATATGGGCTGTTTTTCCGAGCAAATCTCGATTATCAGAACTAGGGATTTTCTAGACTTCCTCTCCGACTTAAAGGGTTCCAATGGAACAGCTTATGGCTCCCGTGCTTTACTTCAGACAGGCGAAAATCTAATTCTTCGAGATGGGGCTGCTGTCTTTAAGGACTCGAAGCTGGTAGCCTGGCTTAATGGCGAGGAAGTCCAAGCCGCTAATTGGCTGGTAGAGAAGAACCAAGCTATTGTAGTAGCGAAAACAGAGGAAAATACCTACACTTACGAGGTTAGAAAGAAAGACACAACCTTTAAGCCCATCATAAATGGAGGAAATCCATCCATTCTGGTTAAAGTGACTTCGGAGGGAATGGTTATGGAGGAATATGGAGAATATCTCGATCTTTCTGATCCAGAGACCATTAAAGAATTAGAATTGCTTTTTGCTGAAACCATTGCACAACAGGTAAAAACCGCTATCCAAAAATCTCAAAAAGAGCTCAAGGCAGACTATCTAGGTTTTCATAAGGCCTTTCGGAGACATGAACCCGAGGCTTTCAAATCTTTAAATTGGAATGAGGTTTACCCGACAATGCCTATAGAAGTGGAAGTTGAGTGTAAACTAAAAGCTTATGGATTGCGAAAGTAG
- a CDS encoding GerAB/ArcD/ProY family transporter: protein MPKESNVSEDRLHNRALLPLLVLSIVEYEVFTFSKSTVAAANQDAWLSILIGAFIGSLFVYLFIKLAARFPTMNYFQYLQIIWGKPLGFLISILYLLFWVSFLSSIFYETVLINKLLFLPLTPPIVPLAIFALSLIWLVSYGLIPIIRFFQLLLPFLVIPLLLLALLFIATIKLEKFLPVLENGILPVLKGTYLFLGAYQGPEVLLFAAPFFLKIREGIKTSLFAYNLTVFFGFIHTAAAIGILCVDNVRESVLPGINVVNILELPGFPVERFGLLLTLPWLIAMFTTLAIYLHLLNSSIFQLFKLTPRKWILFLVTAIPVTIAYFLPNENWHEILRLYLTVFTVPMVYLLPVMTLLLAIIRKKGRVR from the coding sequence TTGCCTAAAGAAAGCAATGTAAGCGAGGATCGACTTCACAACCGCGCCCTCCTGCCTTTGTTAGTCCTAAGCATCGTTGAATATGAAGTGTTTACTTTTTCAAAGAGCACAGTTGCGGCAGCCAATCAGGATGCTTGGCTTTCTATCCTTATCGGTGCCTTCATCGGCAGCCTCTTTGTCTATTTGTTTATTAAATTAGCAGCGCGCTTTCCTACAATGAACTATTTTCAATACCTGCAGATCATCTGGGGAAAGCCTCTAGGTTTCTTGATTTCAATTCTTTATCTCTTATTCTGGGTTAGCTTCCTCAGTTCCATCTTTTATGAAACTGTGTTAATTAATAAATTGTTGTTTCTTCCCTTAACCCCCCCTATAGTGCCTCTGGCAATATTTGCTTTATCCCTCATTTGGTTAGTCTCCTACGGGCTCATCCCGATTATCCGTTTCTTTCAGCTTCTCCTGCCTTTCTTAGTGATTCCCTTACTTCTCTTGGCTCTGCTATTCATTGCCACAATCAAACTCGAAAAATTTTTGCCTGTTCTGGAGAACGGAATCCTACCTGTTCTGAAAGGCACCTATTTATTTCTGGGGGCCTATCAAGGACCGGAAGTGCTCTTATTTGCGGCCCCCTTTTTCCTCAAAATTAGAGAAGGAATAAAAACCTCCTTGTTCGCCTATAATTTAACGGTTTTCTTTGGCTTTATTCATACAGCTGCCGCAATTGGTATTCTATGTGTAGACAATGTTAGGGAATCTGTTCTGCCCGGGATCAACGTTGTAAACATCCTTGAGTTACCCGGTTTTCCCGTAGAACGATTTGGGCTTCTCCTCACCTTGCCCTGGCTAATTGCCATGTTTACAACTCTGGCTATTTATCTTCACCTTCTGAATTCAAGCATATTTCAGCTGTTTAAGCTGACCCCCCGAAAATGGATTTTATTCTTGGTAACGGCAATTCCCGTTACAATTGCTTACTTCTTGCCTAATGAGAACTGGCATGAGATTTTACGCCTTTATCTTACAGTCTTCACTGTGCCAATGGTTTATCTGCTCCCCGTAATGACCCTTCTTTTAGCGATTATCCGCAAGAAAGGAAGGGTAAGATGA
- a CDS encoding spore germination protein, producing the protein MFNFWKRSHPQRINNDTTFHKLEEHPENVSQEATSPQRLPVVSTIVRDSSQLLRGSKLRFTEDGHYNLDLIKNLIPTPELVAETISLGSLAPKEVLLIYLGNIANPGIIAEIKQRLRTIKARTLYESSYIQRNIEDSTLSPFPQVEVSERPDVAVSALFQGRAVILLDGSPDVLLAPSTFFDLMDTPDDVSSRWFFAASFFKLARYIMLLLAGCLPGFYIALLSYNPEMIPTRLLLLILDSREGTPFPVYFEVFLMMGISEAFRMMLIRMPSLMGSSIALFSGITLLIAGLFTNTIGGGLVIVVTLTVMSSFAIPDYDLRTAIRMIQFLTMIVSSFLGLFGFALAFFLICIHLSTLKSFGIPYMAPLATMEVSAWGHTLLRENSEEMPIDDTYKPQNPLKGKGG; encoded by the coding sequence ATGTTTAACTTCTGGAAAAGAAGCCACCCTCAAAGAATTAATAATGATACCACCTTTCATAAGCTAGAAGAACATCCTGAAAATGTTTCTCAAGAAGCTACTTCTCCTCAAAGGTTACCCGTGGTCAGCACTATCGTTCGCGATAGCAGCCAGCTCTTACGCGGATCAAAGCTGCGCTTTACAGAGGATGGGCATTATAATTTGGATTTAATAAAAAATCTAATCCCCACACCGGAACTGGTAGCCGAAACTATTTCTCTAGGGAGTCTGGCCCCTAAAGAAGTGCTGCTAATTTACTTAGGGAATATTGCCAACCCCGGCATCATTGCAGAAATAAAGCAAAGACTCCGGACTATTAAAGCAAGAACTTTATATGAAAGCAGTTACATCCAAAGAAATATTGAGGACTCAACCCTTAGCCCATTTCCCCAAGTTGAAGTGAGTGAGCGACCTGATGTGGCGGTTAGTGCTTTGTTCCAGGGAAGAGCAGTTATCCTGCTAGATGGCAGTCCAGACGTCTTACTGGCTCCCAGCACATTTTTCGATCTTATGGATACCCCTGATGATGTTTCCAGTCGTTGGTTTTTTGCAGCAAGCTTTTTTAAACTTGCTCGCTATATTATGTTGTTGCTTGCTGGCTGCCTGCCAGGCTTTTATATCGCTTTACTGTCTTATAATCCGGAAATGATCCCAACCCGTCTGCTTCTTCTTATCTTAGACTCGCGGGAAGGCACACCCTTCCCTGTTTATTTTGAAGTTTTTCTGATGATGGGGATATCCGAAGCTTTTCGGATGATGCTAATTAGAATGCCGTCTTTGATGGGCTCTAGTATAGCGCTATTTTCCGGCATTACTCTGCTAATCGCCGGACTGTTTACTAATACGATTGGAGGAGGCTTGGTGATTGTCGTTACCTTGACAGTGATGTCTTCCTTTGCCATTCCCGATTATGATCTGCGTACTGCCATCAGGATGATTCAATTCTTGACAATGATTGTTTCCAGCTTCTTGGGCTTATTCGGTTTTGCCCTGGCTTTCTTCTTGATTTGCATTCATCTCTCCACCTTAAAATCCTTTGGTATTCCCTACATGGCACCCCTGGCAACCATGGAAGTTAGTGCCTGGGGGCATACTCTCCTGCGCGAGAATTCTGAAGAGATGCCTATTGACGATACTTATAAGCCTCAGAATCCTCTAAAAGGGAAAGGAGGATGA
- a CDS encoding uracil-DNA glycosylase — protein MTVQADWKKLLDEEIKKDYYIQLLEWVKNEYRHKQIFPKKDDVFNALVYTSYENTKTVILGQDPYPNIGQGMGLSFSVNVGVPFPKSLQNIFKELQSDLGCQIPRHGSLKKWAEQGVLLLNTSLTVEAGKPNSHQNKGWEIFTDRIISLVNEKSDPVVFILWGNNARSKKNLITNSQHLIIESAHPSPLSASRGFFGSKPFSRTNNFLISKNRVPIDWQID, from the coding sequence ATGACAGTTCAAGCTGATTGGAAAAAACTACTCGACGAGGAAATCAAAAAGGATTATTATATTCAGCTCCTTGAATGGGTAAAAAACGAATATCGTCACAAACAAATCTTTCCGAAGAAGGACGATGTATTCAATGCGTTAGTATATACCTCTTATGAAAATACGAAGACAGTCATTTTAGGACAAGACCCCTATCCTAATATCGGTCAAGGGATGGGTCTTAGTTTTTCCGTCAATGTTGGAGTACCCTTTCCAAAATCACTTCAGAATATCTTTAAAGAGCTTCAATCCGACCTGGGATGCCAAATCCCTCGGCACGGCAGTCTGAAAAAATGGGCGGAGCAAGGGGTATTACTGCTTAATACTTCACTGACTGTTGAAGCAGGCAAACCAAATTCCCATCAAAACAAAGGTTGGGAAATTTTTACCGACCGAATTATTTCCTTGGTTAATGAGAAATCTGATCCCGTGGTCTTTATCTTATGGGGTAATAATGCTCGGTCTAAAAAGAACCTTATTACTAATTCCCAGCATTTGATCATCGAATCAGCACACCCCAGCCCCTTATCTGCCAGCAGAGGTTTTTTTGGCAGCAAACCCTTTTCACGCACTAATAACTTCTTGATTTCAAAGAATAGAGTGCCGATTGACTGGCAAATCGATTAA
- a CDS encoding VOC family protein, producing MSDWLIPYLVFNGNCEEAVNFYQVALGGETQILHFADAPPNPAFPIPDQVKNLVMHAELRKDGHVIRFSDTFPGNPYNTGNNISFSLEFDSKEATKSVFDVLSEDGTIEMELQETFFSPLYGKFSDKYGIQWQVSCMVK from the coding sequence ATGAGTGATTGGTTAATACCGTACCTTGTTTTTAATGGCAACTGCGAAGAAGCCGTCAACTTCTATCAAGTAGCTTTAGGGGGAGAAACTCAAATCTTGCATTTTGCAGACGCTCCACCAAATCCAGCATTTCCAATCCCGGATCAGGTTAAGAATCTCGTGATGCATGCCGAACTAAGAAAAGATGGTCATGTCATACGTTTCTCAGATACCTTTCCCGGCAACCCTTATAATACGGGAAATAATATTTCTTTCTCCTTGGAGTTTGATAGCAAAGAAGCAACAAAGAGTGTTTTCGATGTATTGTCTGAGGACGGCACTATAGAAATGGAGTTGCAGGAAACCTTCTTTAGTCCCTTATACGGAAAGTTTAGCGATAAATATGGAATACAGTGGCAAGTTTCCTGCATGGTAAAGTAA